The following nucleotide sequence is from Triticum dicoccoides isolate Atlit2015 ecotype Zavitan chromosome 7B, WEW_v2.0, whole genome shotgun sequence.
AAGATGAGATCACATCCAGTCAAGGAATTTAGGGGAATATTCAAATGGAATCTCAACCTAACTAGCATAATGGCATATAGATATATAGAGTAGCAAGCTTGTGTTGCGATTAAGGAGGCTAATTAAAAACAAGGCGCTTCCACAAAGTTTGTTTGACAAGCTAGTGTCGACAAGCATTATTTTATTTTATCCCAGCAATGCAAAAGAAAGAAACAATACAAGAAGCATGAGCACTACAAGCCAGGTGCTCTTTGTCGACAGGTAAAGTATAAGTTTTTTTCCTTGATGGGAAGTAAAGTGAAAGATCACTCTAGCACcaaaatcaaatcaaatcaaaatttgGTGTACGTGGCGTACGGTGGCCACTCACTCTGCTACTACTTGCAACAACGTACATGCTGTTATCCCGCAAAAAAACGTACTTGTTGTACTATAAATAACCATGCAACACCCAAGCAGTTCCTACACCACCAAGGGAAATCACTCACTCGACCTGAATGAATCCCATGGCCAAATGCCACCTGCTGCTCTTCCTCCTCTTGGCTCTTCTCTTGCCCGAGGCGCGTGCGGCTTCGTGCCACCCCGACGACCTCCGCGCGCTGCGGGGCTTCTCAGTAGAGGTGGAGTCCTCCTACGCGCCGCGTGGTCCGGCGCCATGTGTTGTGGGTGGGATGGCGTGGGATGTGACGGTGCGACCGGCCGTGTCACGGCGCTGCGCCTTCCTGGGCGCGGCCTTGTGGGGCCCATCCCAGGAGCCTCCCTCGCGGGCCTTGCGCGGCTGGAGGAGCTCGACCTCGGCTACAACAGCTTGCACAACATCTTAGGGGCGATCATCGTGTTGCGTGAGTGCCAGAACCTCACCACACTGATCCTCACTAGGAATTTCGACGGGAAGGAGCTACCCGGCGATGGTATTATTGGTGGCTTCAAGAGCCTCGTGGTGCTGGACCTTGGTGATTCTGCTCTCAGGGGTAGGGTTCCGAAATGGTTGTCTCAGTGCAAGAAAATGGAGGTGCTTGACCTGTCCCGTAACCAATTGGTCGGCACTATCCCCTCGTGGATTGGTAGGCTTGACCACCTTTGCTACTTGGATCTCTCCAACAATACATTGGTTGGCGAGGTACCCAAGAGTTCTAAGGGCATCAACACCACTGGATGTACACGGGATATTGATTTCACTAAcatgtcattgtatttgaagcgtagCGGAAGAAGCAGACTTCACCGACAACGTAAGCATGCCCCAAATGTCATAGCTGGGACCAACAATGTTGTCAGATCTGGGAGCAACAATGTTATGGCCGGGAATGACAACACTATCATATTTGGGAATGACAACGCCGTATCCGGGAGCTACCAGGTCGTATATGGGAATAACCATGTCGTAACTGGGGATAACCATGTCGTATCTGGGAGCAACCATGCCGCGTCTGGGAGCCACCATGTCGTGATTGGGAAACACAATATCGTATCTGGGACCCACAATGACGTAGGTGGGAGCAAAAATATCGTATCTGGTAGTAAAAATGTTGTATCTGGGAGCCACAATACTGTGTCCGGGAAGAACCATTTCGTAACTGGGCACAACAAAGTCGTAACCTGAGGTTAATGGCTGCACACATCATAGCATAAGTGTGCGCTGCAGCGTTCGTATGTCCTTGTTGACACAAGATGTACTCGCATATATGATAAAGAATAAATAAAGAGACTCTTATATTCAGAGCAAAACTGATGTGTCAAGAATTTTAATAGCTTGAAtgacatgtatgtatgtatgtatgtatgtatgtatgtgtgtatgtatgtgtgtatgtgtgtatgtatgtatgtatgtatgtatgtatgtatgtaaaagGAAAAGGAGATGTGTCCCTTCCTCTGCATGCTACTCAAACGACTCACAAGACTTTACTTACACATAGGCAAAGAACGCATGTCCTCTTCCCAGGGTTATGCTTTGCTGCAAATCCATGCCGACCTACCATACATACCTCTATCATTTCATGCCATGCACTGCCCTACACGCTTTCCATCATTGTTCTTCTCACAAGTATGTACATAGTAAACAATGAGTGGATACAACGCCCAACAATATCAATCTCCATTGGAGTCATTGCGGACAAATCCTGCCTCCACAGCAGCAGCCACAAACAGTAGGTCGGAGCCACGCCTGTCGCATCATGCACCGCACCAGGGACAGCTGTGTGGCCATCTTTGCCAACACGCTAAGGGACGTGCGTGTAGCGTTAGGATCAGCCGGCCTTAACAAGATGCATGGTGGTGCCGCAAAGCTGTTTGGAACAAGTTGGTGGTGGTGCTGCTGCAACACTGGAAACCGCACTGCTGCAACACTGGAAAGTGTTGTTCCAAATCGTTTTCATGACTGTCCATGAGTCTCTGGTCACACCCTCAAGCTGGAAAACAACATTACGTAAAGCAACACCAGCGGAGGATACCCTCTTAAGGGGGATATCCTGTATATGTCCTCCTCTGCTCGGATGCAAATTGTTAAGTATAACACCGCCGGTCACGTCGAGAGAAATATTTGCTGGAAACGGTGAAAACCACGGTTAAACTATCTTTTGAAGTTCCAAAAAATTCTCAAGAAAATACAGTATGCCGAAGAGATGCCTTTCTATAGACATGGTAAATTCCAAGTTCGAACACAAATTTATCTACTAGGTATAAAAAAATTCAAGAATGAATAATATCGAATATTGTGCATAGTatcacactagtatcatatgcatgatactagtgtatgataacaTGTAATGGGTGGTATTATAAACTAGTATCATCcatatgatactagtctatgaCACAACCTTCACAAAAGCATAATATCATAAAGTGAAAATCTTATTTAATTGTTTGTAGAATCCTAATAAGAATTTGTGGACAAGATATATTTGACACTATGTTTTCTCAATTTACATGCCTGCATTGGAAATGCCCTTGTATTTTTTAGAAAATTTTAATATATTCATCATCTGTCGCACTTTTTTTCATTAATAGTTTCAATTTGGAAGAAGGTGAGACGCTTGGACAAATTTGGACCAAGCTAGTTTTAATCCTGTGAGGCAAGAAAAAAACAAGACAAACAAAAGCCTAAGTCCAGTCCAGTCAAACGGAAAAAAAAATTAAACTTtctgcctcctccttcctccacaaaaaagttagggtttctgcctcccgccgttgccgccgtaggtcCACCttctctccggtggccctagggccatgggggcgcggtggatctcggcaagggccggcgggagggctccgtttttagtcgtttttttcagttttgctagggtttgtgtcctgctcaggaagacgagacggcggcggctccctgaagatggaataaaggtctccccgcctagtcccTGTTCCGGCGGCGCGTCTAgcaccgttggtgggcgtgtggaggtgtgtctccggtggatctatctttggtggatttgctcggatctcgtcgttgttcgtctacattcgcgtgtcttcggattggatctttctgatctacgttattcttcatctgcgacggttgctgttctggtgcgctggtcctacggggtcttagcacgacgacttcccgactgtctactacaacaagttgtgcccgactctggcgatggaggggcgatgacggcggcgtgccttcggctcgcttcagtgctggtagtcgtcgctaggtggtctatggatctagatgtaatttttattatttctggtattcgttgtactgccatgattgaagatgaatagatcagaaattttcttgcaaaaaaaagggaaaaaaattaGACACTACGCGTACGCTGGATAGCCACAATCGAACGGAGAAATGAACCAGATCGGCTGGTAATTCCCGGTGGACTTAGCTTTAGTTTCTTTTTCTCtagaaactttcaatctattcattttTAATAGTTTCAATTTTGGACAAAGGTGAGACGCTAGCTTAGACAAAGACAAATCCTTGCGTCAGTAGTTGGCCAGCTTAAGATACGAAGAGACAAACATGAATGGGCCACGACAAGTAAAATATAAGCCACCCACGAATTTCACTCGATCAGCCACTTACTTGTAGTACGTGGCCTGGCCACTCACTACCACTTGCAACGCCACACACTATAAGACACCATGTACCACCCAAGTAGTTTGTACACCAAGAGTGAGCACTTGCCAATCAATCGAGCAGAATGAATCCCATGGCCAAATGTTACCTCATGTTCTTCCTCCTTTTGGCGGTTCTCCTGCCGGAGGCGCGCGCGACTTCGTGCCACCCCGACGACCTCCGTGCGCTGCTGGACTTTGCCGGGAGCCTCAACGGTGGGGGTGTCCTCCTCCGTGCCACGTGGTCCGGCGCCACATGCTGCAGCTGGGAAGGCGTGGGCTGTGACGCCGCTAGCGGCCGTGTCACGGTGCTACGCCTCCCCAGGCGAGGCCTCGGGGGACCCATCCCAGGAACCTCTCTTGCAGGCCTTACGCAGCTTGAGGAACTCGACCTCGGCTCCAACAACTTTCACAACATCTCAGGGGTGCTCACCATGTTGCGTGGGTGCCAGAACCTCACCACGTTGATTCTCACCAAGAATTTTGGTGGTGAAGAGCTACCCGGCGATAGTATTATTGGTGGGTTCAAGAGCCTCGAGGTGCTGGTCCTTGGTGATTGTGCTCTCAAGGGCAGGGTTCCGGAATGGTTGTCTCAATGCAAGAAAATGGAGGTGCTTGATTTGTCTCGCAACCAATTGGTCGGCACCATTCCATCGTGGATTGGTGAGCTGCACCACCTTTCCTACTTGGATCTCTCAAATAATTCATTGGTTGGCGAGGTACCTAAGAGTTTGGCACGACTAAAGGGCCTCGCCACCGCTGGGCATTCAGAGGGCATGACTTTCACTAACATGCCATTGTATGTGAAGCATAATAGAAGCACACTGGGACGACGACTTAACGAGCTCCCAAATGTCATAACAGGGACCAACAATGTTGTGAGATCCGGGAGAAACAATGTTGTATCCGGAAACGATAATACTGTCATATTTGGGGATGAAAACACCGTATCTGGGAACAACCATGCGGTATATGGGAATCACAACACCGTATCCGGGAACAACCACGTCGTATCTGGGAGCAAGCATGTTGTATCTGGGAGCAGGCATGGTGTAACTGGGAGTAGCAGTGTCGTATCTGGGTTCAACAATGGCGTATCTGGGATCAACCATGTCGTATCTGGGAGTAACAATGTCGTATCTGGGAGCAACAATGTCGTATCTGGGATGAACCATATCGTAGTTGGGAATAACAAAGTTGTATCAGGAGCTTAATTTTATATATAATTAAGCCCTTATATACACATATTGCCTCCTCTTGAACTTCTCAACTATCTGAGGAGTTGAGATGAGATTATGTTCAGCCTTTGTAGTTTGTTTTTCTGCTACTATCCTAGGCCATGAGATACTATTCGATAAATAAGGTACATGAGTTGCCACACGAGATGTGCCTGCCTATGCCTCGCATTGTTGTAATAATCGAATCTTCATGGTCCATGTATTGTGTATCGAGAAATATATTATGGTTTGACTGGTATGCCAAGTTGTATTGTGTATCGGGAAAGACGTGATCTCCAAGCTGGTGGTGTGTGGCAACTTATAATTCCTTGCCCTCTTGGAGGTGTTGTCTCTCCTTGTTTTATATTATGCTTTAATCCATCCATACATCAAGAGGGTGTTCCATTGCCTccattgttttttactttgcatacTTGTCTCAATTGGGCCTGACTAAGCAGATGCAGGGTAAAAATTATGTTGTGCACATCGTTTGGTAGGCTGCAAATAGGTCGGCTGCATTTAGGAAGCAATTTTTGTCTTGCGTTTGGTGGCCTACATTGGTAGGGCTTGATGCACTACGCGGTGTTTGATTGTATACATTGAACATGGTTAAGAGTTAACAGCTACACATGACACGTGGATTTATACTAGAGTGCCTCGATAACTATCATGGACGACGGTCACGGCACCACATCCGACACGATGAGAACGGAGTCACGGCAAGCGATCCCATTGACAGCATGGCGAACCACTTGCTAGCGTTGTCACCATAGGGAAAAACCATGAGAAGGGACGAGAAGGAGGGCGCCAAGGCATAGGACGGTGAGGATAAATACAGTGCGCATGCCATGGCGGCGTCAGTGTAGTAGGACGCGGAAGAGGAGGCCACAACGCAGACATCGGCGGCTATGTAGTAGGATGTGGGAGAGGGGGGCCGAAGAAACTACGTCGTCTGCAATGCTAGTGTAGTAGGACGCGGAAGAGGATGCAGAAGGAACGACGTCGACGACGGTGCCAGTGTAGTAAGACGTGGGAGAGAGGCCGGGAGAAGCAATGCCGACGGTGTCGTCAGTGTAGGAGGACACGGGAGAGGAGGCTGAGAGGAACGACACCGACAGTGACGCTAGTGCAGCAGGACTCCTGAGAGCAGGCCGAGAGGAATGAAATATAAATCCACTTGTCTACGGTCGTTGAAACAGAAAAAGTACAACAAGAAAGACATGTGAAACTGCAAGATGACTTTGGCAAAATTCATACAATATAGCTCCAAACATGAACACAAAATTAGACATTTGATGAACAAACTATGAGTCGATCACCTGAATGGAACGATCGTCGATGTGCTTCTTTTTTGTAAACCTTATCTTGTATCGAAACACCGTTGTGCACATTAGAAGTGACTAATAAGTGGGCGAGATTACGAGTTAAACCAACAAACCACGTGCAACCTCAAGTACACCACATATCTGGCCGCACGAGGTTGCATCGCTAGAGCCATCCACGTGCGCTCTTTTGCTTCGCCTGAGCCTGGATCGCTGGAGATGGCTAAATTGAGCGCCTCCAGTGGGTCTGGCTCAGAGGATAATATCTATAAGAGTAGAGCTTTGGCTCGATGGTTGGATATGCGGTTGTGCAGTCTAACGGCCCGAGTTTAACTCCCAGAATTAACAGGTGATACACAGGGGTTTTCCCTCATGTATTGAGGATTAAGCTTGGTGTGTGGTGAAACCACTCatcaagaaatatcttgatactcattttaAAAATTCCGAGGATCAAATTTATCTTGGTACTCATGctaaaatggttgtatgcatccttagttggtgcagaggccggaaAATGAAAATCTCTCCCTTTTTTTGCAGAGAGAGCCTTGACTCAGTCGTTTGGTATGCAGTTGTGCAGTCTAACAACCCGACTTCAATTCccagaattgacaggtgatgcacatGGGATTTCCCCCATTTATTAAGGACCAAGCTTAGTGTGTGGTGGAACCATGCATCAAGAAATACCTGGATACTCATTTAAAAATTTTGAGGgtcatgtttatcttggtactcgtACTAAAATGACCATATGCATCTTAGTTGGTGCAGAGGTTGGGAAGTGAAAATATCTCCATTTTTTGCAGAGAGAGCCTTGGCTCAGTCGTTGGGTATGCGGTCGTGCAGCCGAACGACCCGAATTCAATTAccagaattgacaggtgatgcacgGGGGGTTTTTCCATTTATTAAGGATCAAGCTTGGTGTGTGGTGGAATCACTCATCtagaaatatcttgatactcatttaaaaaagTTTGAGGATCATGTTTATCTTGttactcatactaaaatggtcgtatgcatccttagttggtgcagaggccAGGAAGTGAAAANNNNNNNNNNNNNNNNNNNNNNNNNNNNNNNNNNNNNNNNNNNNNNNNNNNNNNNNNNNNNNNNNNNNNNNNNNNNNNNNNNNNNNNNNNNNNNNNNNNNNNNNNNNNNNNNNNNNNNNNNNNNNNNNNNNNNNNNNNNNNNNNNNNNNNNNNNNNNNNNNNNNNNNNNNNNNNNNNNNNNNNNNNNNNNNNNNNNNNNNNNNNNNNNNNNNNNNNNNNNNNNNNNNNNNNNNNNNNNNNNNNNNNNNNNactagtagaaaaagggtctaatgtgcatctcattagtcccggtttgaaatTGAGCCAACACTAATGtgaacattagtgccggttccaacggctaggcgggccgctctctttagtaccggttcgtgcggaacctttagcactggttcgtcccacgaaccggtactaaagagagtggtggcaggatgttgtcagactggggcccgtccagcacctttagtaccggttcttgccacgaaccggtactataggtcatccTACATATACACCCTTCGTCCAGCTCGATCtgttctcccccctttcccctctcctcctctctgttcttcctctcttaccctcgagctcatcacacattttgcccaaattttgtcaagatttgaaggcccccatccattcaagtgatcacaaaggttagcaactttgtcctttcatctctcattgctagattaactcttgcaatgctttatatagtgattaatttgggggttttagtaatttgggaggaattatatgtggtagtttatttgatttatatgcaatttgagcttaaaataactcttagtttgcatatgtaggtgtggtttacttagtgccttcccgtctccgtcgTAACCATCGTCGATCATCCGCACCGACCcgccgccggcaccaccttgtggtgagcctcttgttcttatcttttttatataaaaaagatcatgtttgtgtgatttagatatatagttacttgtataattatcttacccgtacatgtttgttatacatagtgtcatggttttgatatccgtccccgtcggccctcgtccgtgttatgattcggatgtggtatattattttttaaactatttgttgcatttcgtatttatgacaaattgtgcccatcaagttgacatagatatttttatctaggaggtatgtgaaccagaaatccaACCGATGCTATTGTCgagagttaaatttagttgaaagagaaaacgagtaattgaaagaaaaattgaaaagaattaagggggagaagatggaattggagttgcatgttgccgatgtcgtcgatgatcacaagatcaagatggagaaaatgcggttgaagattagaaagattagaaaatatgccattgatagtgtggcttggtattattatgctgttggatcaattgttactttagttacgatcttgatcgcatttgttgttgcatttaaatgctttagctagagagttatttgtatgttgcatttaagtgttgtatgaactttatgtatgaacttgtattaatttggtctattcggtggtgtgtaatgaagatgcgccggcaatggatgtacgatgaccgatgctctccccagttcgttgatggcgtgcatacttttctgattgcggctcaggaaaacaagcgggcggatggttttatgtctTGTCCATGTGTTGGTTGTAAGAATGATCaaaattactctaactcaagaaccattcacgtccacttgtttgagtccggtttcatgccccactataatgtttggaccaagcacggagaaagaggagttatgatggaagacaatgaataaGCAGAGGACGACGATAGTTGTCCTGGCCATGGGtttcctgaatacgatgatacaacaatggaggaagaagctgagccggccatgcgggaagaagctgaagaagaggcatcagatgagcccgctgatgatctaggtcgggccattgccgatgcaaagagaaaccgcacaaacgaaaaggagaagaagaagttgcagcgcatgttagaggatcacaa
It contains:
- the LOC119338662 gene encoding phytosulfokine receptor 2-like, with translation MNPMAKCYLMFFLLLAVLLPEARATSCHPDDLRALLDFAGSLNGGGVLLRATWSGATCCSWEGVGCDAASGRVTVLRLPRRGLGGPIPGTSLAGLTQLEELDLGSNNFHNISGVLTMLRGCQNLTTLILTKNFGGEELPGDSIIGGFKSLEVLVLGDCALKGRVPEWLSQCKKMEVLDLSRNQLVGTIPSWIGELHHLSYLDLSNNSLVGEVPKSLARLKGLATAGHSEGMTFTNMPLYVKHNRSTLGRRLNELPNVITGTNNVVRSGRNNVVSGNDNTVIFGDENTVSGNNHAVYGNHNTVSGNNHVVSGSKHVVSGSRHGVTGSSSVVSGFNNGVSGINHVVSGSNNVVSGSNNVVSGMNHIVVGNNKVVSGA